TTGTTCTTCATGGGAAATCTCACTTGCCTGCTCACGTAAACGTTCAGCCAACTGGGGAGAATGTTCATTAGTTGCAGGTAACAGCAAAGCAAAACGGTCTTCGCTGATTCGGGCAATCACATCACCTGGCCGGAAAACCGTTTGTTGCAGAATATCTGCCAGTTGCTGCAACATTTTAGAATGGTCATTAGCCGGTAGAACTGCCAGATAAGCGTTATCCGGTTCCAGCAATATAAGTGACAACGGGGTAAATTCCCGCACTGCTCGACGACATTCAATATCCAACAGTACTTCAAACTGCCTGGCATTTACTAAGCCGGTAGCAGCATCTTTGCCACTAGCCTGCTCTAACTGATCCCGACTCACCTCGAGTGACTGTTCATGTTCACTTACCAACGCCTGATAACGTCGGTTTCTTCGCCAGTTCATAACCAGTAAATTTAGCGTAAAGAAAATCACCACGGCTGCCAAACCGGCAATCAATTCAGGAAGAAGAGTGAAATGGCTTTCAATCACAGGTTGAGAGACACGCTCAAAATCAGTCCGCACAACACCATTGGCGGAATACATTTGCCATAATTCATCAATACTGGTGACCGCATCAGCCGCTTGTGGGTCAACCCCAGTCACCTGCTCTTCCAGCGCCAGTCTGATTCCCTGAACCGCAACATGTTCTTCATAGCTGTGTAGCCCAAACACGGCACCCGCCCACACCAGACCAGCACCAACAGCAGCCAGCAATAACTGTGAAAGCCAGCCTTCACGTGTATTTTGTTCAGTGGCAGACAAAATCTTTCCTTAATCTATACAGATAACATCTGGTCCGGCAGCAATACGCCCGGAGCTCAGCAGAGAAAGCCCGTTAAGGCTGAATATGAAGCTCAAACCTAATATCTTTTCCGGGCCGATGCAACGCACAACCGCCCGAAATGATTACTGTCCGTAGGTTTTATGCGGCTGATTAAGATACGCCAGCTCTTCCGGGGTAGATTCCCGGTTCAGAACAGTGTTTCGATAGGGAAAACGACCAAAGCGCGCAATCAGCTCCCGATGCTCATGGGCAAAATCTAAAGCATTATCCAATACCTGGCGGTGCTCTATACCCAGCTCCCCAAACATACTCTCCAGACAGGCTATATGCTGGTCCTGTTCATTCAGCGATTCCGCATGTTCCAGGGGCATATAAAAGAACAGCTTTTCACTCAGTTCCAAAGCACGGTCATGACCAAGTTCAATGCCTTCTTTAGTCAAGGAAGCCGCTTTGCTATCCCCGGAAAAAGCCTCACCACTGCCGCGGTAAATATTACGCGAGAACTGATCAAGTAAAATAATCAAAGCAAGACGCCCACGTGGTTGCCGTGCCCAGTCATCCAGTTCACCAGCCAACGCCTGACGAACCCGTTGACCGAATGCATCACGAATCAGGTTATCAACCTCTTCACCGCCAAACCACCAAAGCTTTTTCCTATCCTTAGTGGCTAACCCATCACACAAATCACCAAACCAAAAATGCAGAATCTCTTCAATTTTCTCAGTCATGCAGATAATCCGTCTTAAAAATCCACTACAAAGTATAAGATATACAAGTACACATATAATTTATATCTTTAAAGTCAGAAGTTTCTCCAATGACAATACTCAAAGTACTTCTAATAACATCAACATTCATACTCATGAGCAACTCGCACGGATACGTTACTCAAGAAGAAAGTATTTATGAGCCCCTGCTACTCAAAGTAATCGGTAACACTTACGATAAAGCCTATCTGATTAATTTAACTGACTCAGAATGGTTCAGAACAACACCTCTGGAAAAGGTCATAAATCGCAATAAAAATGTCAAAATTGATCCCCAATTGCTAGAAAAATTATACACCGTTAACAAAACTCAATACCCAATAGAATGGCAGCCAATCCTGGTTAATATCACCATATTGCCTTCTAGTATTCATCGTTCCAAAGATATCGAAATCAGATGCGGAATAAACGCTCAAAACAGGACTTTTCGTGCATATCACACTTTATCAAAAGTCGCTTTTTCTGCAGATGGAACCAAGGCTATTGTCAAACATGGCATA
The DNA window shown above is from Aliamphritea ceti and carries:
- a CDS encoding GGDEF domain-containing protein — translated: MSATEQNTREGWLSQLLLAAVGAGLVWAGAVFGLHSYEEHVAVQGIRLALEEQVTGVDPQAADAVTSIDELWQMYSANGVVRTDFERVSQPVIESHFTLLPELIAGLAAVVIFFTLNLLVMNWRRNRRYQALVSEHEQSLEVSRDQLEQASGKDAATGLVNARQFEVLLDIECRRAVREFTPLSLILLEPDNAYLAVLPANDHSKMLQQLADILQQTVFRPGDVIARISEDRFALLLPATNEHSPQLAERLREQASEISHEEQSLTLSIGVSTMQPSAQLNAAYIKQLTETVLQEAQDAGGDQVSFNTEQSLEVPVTYSN
- a CDS encoding DUF924 family protein encodes the protein MTEKIEEILHFWFGDLCDGLATKDRKKLWWFGGEEVDNLIRDAFGQRVRQALAGELDDWARQPRGRLALIILLDQFSRNIYRGSGEAFSGDSKAASLTKEGIELGHDRALELSEKLFFYMPLEHAESLNEQDQHIACLESMFGELGIEHRQVLDNALDFAHEHRELIARFGRFPYRNTVLNRESTPEELAYLNQPHKTYGQ